From the genome of Leptospira andrefontaineae, one region includes:
- a CDS encoding VOC family protein produces MRPFKILGVQQIAVGGDSKDKLRKFWVDTLGLQNIGTFRSEKENVDEDILQMGKGPYAVEVDIMEPVDPNKSPRVNDPKLNHIGLWVDDIHKAVEWLSAQGVRFTPGGIRKGAGGHEVTFIHPKGNEEFPLCGEGVLVELVQAPKEVIEALG; encoded by the coding sequence ATGAGACCGTTTAAAATTCTGGGAGTGCAGCAGATCGCAGTCGGCGGAGACAGCAAGGATAAACTTAGGAAGTTTTGGGTCGATACTCTCGGACTGCAAAACATTGGTACTTTTAGAAGTGAAAAAGAGAATGTAGATGAGGATATCCTACAGATGGGCAAAGGTCCTTATGCTGTAGAAGTTGATATCATGGAACCTGTGGATCCGAACAAGAGTCCAAGAGTGAATGATCCAAAATTGAATCATATCGGACTTTGGGTAGATGATATTCATAAAGCGGTGGAATGGTTATCTGCACAAGGAGTTCGTTTTACTCCGGGTGGGATCCGTAAAGGTGCCGGTGGACATGAAGTGACATTTATCCATCCGAAAGGAAACGAAGAATTTCCACTCTGCGGAGAGGGAGTTCTTGTGGAACTTGTACAAGCTCCTAAAGAAGTGATCGAAGCCTTAGGTTGA
- a CDS encoding endonuclease/exonuclease/phosphatase family protein, which yields MKLFKRILLVLLSVFALLLLLVYFSTFHPSDLESVQVKCEEGAPSLESSGSIKVLSWNVQYFAGRNRVFWYDVPDETGPDVGPSREEIESTLKKVANVILERDPDFVLFQEVDDGAKKTYSENQSERILPLLSEKYPCQTEAFYWKAGFVPHPKIMGPVGMKLTIFSKYKILSASRHQLPTPPADPITKQLQLKRAVLEAFVDVKDKQPLVLLNTHLDAFSMGTDTMQRQVAFIGQLLEKLDSEKSEWVLAGDFNLLPPGFSRKQLHPNGAFFYSDDEEISPLFKKWNSTASLEELNGPNQEKFYTHVPNDPQIAKPDRTIDYIFYSKGLTMKEYRVLKEGEALESSDHLPLEGTFSLESH from the coding sequence TTGAAATTATTCAAAAGAATCCTTCTGGTTTTGCTAAGTGTTTTTGCGTTATTACTTCTGTTAGTTTATTTTTCCACATTCCATCCATCCGACTTGGAATCAGTGCAAGTAAAATGTGAAGAAGGTGCTCCAAGCCTAGAGTCTTCAGGATCAATCAAGGTATTATCTTGGAACGTACAATACTTCGCAGGAAGGAACCGAGTATTTTGGTATGATGTTCCTGATGAAACAGGGCCTGATGTCGGGCCATCCAGAGAAGAGATAGAATCTACTCTTAAAAAAGTTGCGAATGTTATTTTAGAAAGAGATCCTGATTTTGTCCTGTTCCAAGAAGTGGATGATGGTGCTAAAAAAACTTATTCTGAAAATCAGTCGGAAAGGATTCTTCCACTACTTTCGGAAAAGTATCCTTGCCAAACGGAAGCATTTTATTGGAAGGCAGGGTTTGTTCCTCATCCGAAGATCATGGGTCCTGTCGGGATGAAACTGACTATATTCAGTAAATATAAAATTCTTTCCGCTTCCCGCCACCAACTTCCTACTCCTCCCGCGGACCCTATCACCAAACAATTGCAGTTAAAACGTGCCGTCCTCGAAGCTTTCGTAGATGTAAAAGACAAACAACCTTTGGTTCTTTTGAATACACATTTGGATGCATTTTCTATGGGAACGGATACGATGCAAAGACAGGTTGCATTTATAGGCCAATTATTGGAAAAATTAGATTCTGAAAAATCAGAATGGGTTTTGGCCGGAGATTTTAATCTTCTTCCTCCTGGTTTTTCCAGAAAACAATTACATCCTAATGGAGCTTTTTTCTATAGCGACGATGAGGAAATCTCTCCCTTATTCAAAAAATGGAATTCAACTGCAAGTTTAGAAGAATTGAACGGACCGAATCAGGAAAAGTTTTATACTCATGTGCCTAACGATCCTCAGATCGCAAAACCGGATCGAACCATCGACTATATATTCTATTCTAAAGGTTTAACTATGAAAGAATATAGAGTGCTAAAGGAAGGAGAGGCCCTAGAATCCAGCGACCATCTTCCTTTAGAGGGGACCTTCTCCCTGGAATCTCATTGA
- a CDS encoding alpha/beta hydrolase, whose protein sequence is MAYQHKEFFFQSSRDNTKLYGQAWIKSGANRVIVFCHGFGEHSGRYSNLIQYFKDSDVSFYGLDLRGHGKSEGKRGHASGFEAFVDDLADFVQEVRKKEHRDKILLLGHSMGGVVVIRYALEGINQDYIYGVVACSSALKIPTTPFQRFQISMAGFLRKIAPATTLEAKLDTNLVSRDPEVVQAYIDDPLVHGKISFSMGYELFQQGGIANRKAGILRTPILILHGLADGIADPAGSLEFYNHLVYKNKRMKTYKGFYHELMNEPAGERDKVLKDIKEFMDSLVPERAKSSAKKPSAKKAAKSKPSPKKKAIAKKK, encoded by the coding sequence ATGGCCTACCAACATAAAGAGTTCTTCTTTCAATCTTCCAGAGACAATACCAAATTATACGGGCAAGCATGGATCAAGTCCGGAGCCAATCGTGTAATTGTTTTTTGTCATGGATTCGGAGAACATAGTGGTAGGTATTCCAACCTCATCCAATATTTTAAGGATAGTGATGTTAGCTTTTATGGTTTGGATCTAAGAGGTCATGGAAAATCCGAAGGTAAAAGAGGTCACGCTTCCGGTTTCGAAGCATTTGTAGATGATCTTGCTGATTTCGTGCAAGAGGTTCGCAAAAAAGAACATAGGGATAAGATCTTACTTTTAGGTCATTCTATGGGAGGAGTGGTAGTCATTCGCTACGCTTTGGAAGGTATTAATCAGGATTATATCTACGGAGTTGTGGCCTGTTCTTCTGCATTAAAAATCCCGACTACTCCGTTCCAAAGATTTCAGATCTCTATGGCGGGTTTCCTACGTAAGATCGCACCTGCTACCACTCTCGAGGCAAAATTGGATACTAATTTGGTGAGTAGAGACCCGGAAGTGGTCCAAGCTTATATTGATGATCCTTTGGTTCACGGCAAAATTTCATTCTCTATGGGTTACGAATTGTTCCAACAGGGAGGGATTGCGAATCGAAAGGCTGGGATCTTGAGGACTCCTATACTGATTCTACACGGTTTGGCTGACGGGATCGCTGATCCTGCTGGAAGTTTAGAATTTTATAATCATTTGGTTTATAAGAATAAAAGAATGAAGACCTATAAGGGTTTCTATCATGAACTTATGAACGAACCTGCAGGAGAAAGGGATAAGGTCCTAAAAGATATCAAAGAATTTATGGATTCCCTGGTTCCGGAAAGGGCAAAGTCTTCCGCTAAAAAGCCGAGCGCTAAGAAGGCCGCAAAATCAAAACCTTCTCCCAAAAAGAAAGCTATAGCAAAGAAGAAGTAA
- a CDS encoding MFS transporter, producing MSQPTSEKSLLRYFGLGELAAHGGNAILAFWMIMGMAFFLFADQNLIAPNLRNIAGSFGITDQKEIDWKLGGLIPICFFVLGGFVSVYMGYLTQRFPRKPLVIGTVLLGEIPCLLSGFARNYDEFLILRTLTGFGLGGSFPLLFSLVGDYFSDKSRSTAAGYLSLSMGLGVGLGQMVGGTLGTADPINGWRESFIYMAAPSFLFMLVYGLFCKEPVRGGKEKELANVSTDINSESVRLTWKDIRTIFATKSNIGIFMQGIPGCVPWGVFFVFLNDYYEFQYGMPKDTASAMVIFAAVGIFIGTFFGGIVGQKIYDKNKTLLPIFCGSMILLGILPTVYLLHAGNVAGSSAFIFINILTGIIISVTGPNVRALIMNVNPPKSRSSMFALYNLTDNLGNGLGPAMAALILTVLPDRTQAFTIAILFWIPCGLAWLYILKNFKHDEQKMHEELAAEAGRIKRTA from the coding sequence ATGTCTCAACCGACCTCGGAAAAAAGCCTGCTTCGATATTTCGGATTAGGCGAACTTGCCGCCCATGGAGGAAACGCGATCCTCGCCTTTTGGATGATCATGGGAATGGCCTTCTTTCTATTCGCGGACCAAAACCTGATCGCTCCGAACCTCAGAAATATCGCAGGCTCATTCGGGATCACTGACCAAAAAGAGATCGATTGGAAATTGGGAGGACTGATCCCGATCTGCTTCTTCGTATTAGGAGGATTTGTTTCGGTTTACATGGGTTATCTTACCCAAAGATTTCCAAGAAAACCTTTGGTCATCGGAACGGTATTATTGGGAGAGATCCCTTGCCTTCTTTCCGGATTCGCGAGAAACTATGATGAATTTTTAATCCTCAGAACCCTAACAGGTTTCGGCTTGGGGGGAAGTTTTCCTCTTCTATTCTCTCTAGTAGGAGATTATTTTTCAGACAAGTCCCGATCTACCGCAGCCGGTTACCTCTCTCTTTCTATGGGACTCGGAGTTGGACTCGGACAAATGGTCGGAGGGACTTTAGGTACTGCTGATCCGATCAACGGGTGGAGAGAAAGTTTTATCTATATGGCCGCCCCTTCTTTCCTGTTCATGCTTGTTTACGGATTATTCTGTAAAGAACCTGTTAGAGGTGGAAAGGAAAAGGAACTGGCAAACGTTTCCACGGATATTAATTCGGAATCCGTTCGTTTAACATGGAAAGACATTCGCACAATTTTCGCCACCAAGAGTAATATAGGGATTTTCATGCAAGGGATCCCAGGATGCGTACCTTGGGGAGTATTCTTCGTATTCTTGAACGATTATTATGAATTCCAATATGGAATGCCTAAAGATACCGCTTCGGCCATGGTAATCTTTGCCGCAGTAGGGATCTTTATCGGAACCTTTTTCGGCGGGATTGTCGGCCAGAAAATATACGATAAGAACAAGACATTATTGCCCATCTTTTGTGGGAGCATGATCTTGCTCGGGATACTTCCTACCGTATATTTATTGCATGCAGGGAATGTGGCAGGAAGTTCCGCATTCATTTTTATTAATATACTTACGGGTATTATAATTTCCGTAACAGGACCTAATGTTAGAGCATTGATCATGAACGTCAATCCTCCAAAAAGTAGATCGTCTATGTTTGCACTTTATAATTTGACCGACAATCTTGGAAACGGACTTGGGCCTGCGATGGCTGCATTAATCCTTACAGTATTGCCGGACAGAACACAAGCATTCACGATCGCGATACTTTTCTGGATACCTTGCGGATTGGCATGGCTCTATATCCTGAAAAATTTCAAACACGACGAACAAAAGATGCACGAAGAATTGGCAGCAGAAGCCGGCAGGATCAAAAGGACAGCTTAA
- the mtnC gene encoding acireductone synthase, whose product MEEQNTELYLFDIEGTTTPIEFVHKVLFPYSVQNFKPFFSETSAETGFAEELLLASKNETEYTEKVSNSPESLTEFCKFLVSKDRKLGILKEIQGRIWKKGYESGELKSTIFSDVPLFLERIRKSGKRAAVYSSGSIEAQVLIYKYCEAGDLTVYFENYFDTAVGGKKEASSYTKIAEKLSLSPSSIVFFTDIKEEADAASEAGVRPIIVSRPGNHPQAEHKYQVIQDFSKILS is encoded by the coding sequence TTGGAAGAACAAAACACCGAGTTATATTTATTTGATATAGAAGGAACAACCACGCCGATAGAATTCGTGCACAAGGTTTTATTCCCCTACTCGGTCCAAAACTTTAAACCATTCTTCTCTGAAACCTCGGCGGAAACAGGCTTCGCCGAGGAACTCCTACTTGCTTCCAAAAATGAAACCGAATACACGGAAAAGGTTTCCAATTCCCCGGAATCACTTACCGAATTCTGCAAATTCCTAGTATCCAAAGATCGTAAATTAGGGATTTTGAAAGAGATCCAAGGAAGGATCTGGAAGAAGGGATACGAATCAGGAGAACTCAAAAGTACAATCTTCTCAGATGTTCCTCTCTTTTTGGAAAGGATCAGAAAATCAGGAAAACGTGCCGCCGTATATTCTTCAGGAAGTATAGAAGCTCAAGTTTTGATCTATAAATATTGTGAGGCAGGAGACCTTACAGTATATTTCGAAAACTATTTCGATACTGCAGTAGGCGGAAAAAAAGAAGCTTCCAGTTATACTAAGATTGCCGAAAAACTTTCTTTATCTCCAAGTTCTATCGTATTCTTCACGGATATAAAAGAAGAAGCGGACGCCGCTTCTGAAGCAGGAGTCAGACCTATTATAGTCTCTCGTCCGGGAAACCATCCTCAGGCGGAACATAAGTATCAGGTGATCCAGGACTTTAGCAAGATCTTAAGCTAG
- a CDS encoding tetratricopeptide repeat protein: MALTRPVIILLLCAFSSSIFSKEFVYAFRDVGMPKNTGKDGMPRKEKMVLVGETIMFDKVKPIEYEGKYKSFELGYDTRPDIVTVKVHYDPGIRPGQILYLIEKDFDHETFKDGSIVGQIEVKSIFQTAFTGKQLRGVGYLGMAKEKVLTVAYPVSSELSGPALVERKTGDYHFTRDEIPEAIQSYRKAIRLDPMSPVPHYRLGMLYLNEAGVDSKEPVCSGILPMSAGAEFSSAWKKRSRFDSDQDMIRFSREYVSFLNCKSDQAPSFSKNSFVPEELERAQEVAREGFRLSKTDYELLIRSAETYYKLYTSYSSGKRPKGSIPPDEESKLRNRQEKSWEIAQKLLKEAGLDNITDYRLHRLTSLLYGKRYMELSGGAKSTTISEEANFLRTKAVESIQAYKLHRPKNIPGDKDLLILEKDLGL; encoded by the coding sequence ATGGCCCTCACCCGACCTGTAATCATACTATTACTCTGCGCTTTTTCCTCTTCTATATTCTCCAAAGAATTCGTATATGCCTTCCGAGATGTGGGAATGCCTAAAAACACAGGAAAAGACGGAATGCCCAGAAAAGAAAAAATGGTCTTAGTCGGGGAGACCATTATGTTCGATAAGGTCAAACCGATCGAATACGAAGGTAAATACAAAAGTTTCGAATTAGGATACGATACCAGGCCGGATATAGTCACTGTAAAAGTACATTACGATCCGGGAATACGTCCTGGACAGATACTCTACTTGATCGAGAAAGATTTCGATCATGAAACATTCAAAGATGGAAGTATCGTAGGACAAATAGAAGTTAAATCCATCTTCCAAACTGCATTTACAGGAAAACAATTAAGGGGCGTCGGATATTTAGGAATGGCAAAGGAGAAGGTACTAACCGTCGCCTATCCAGTGTCTTCCGAACTAAGCGGTCCCGCATTGGTAGAACGTAAAACCGGGGATTATCATTTCACAAGAGACGAGATCCCGGAAGCAATCCAGTCTTACCGCAAAGCAATTCGTCTAGATCCAATGTCCCCTGTACCACATTACAGATTGGGAATGTTATATTTGAATGAGGCTGGAGTAGATTCCAAAGAACCAGTATGTTCCGGAATTCTACCGATGAGTGCGGGAGCAGAGTTTTCTTCGGCTTGGAAAAAAAGATCCAGATTTGATTCAGACCAAGATATGATCCGATTCTCCAGAGAATATGTTTCCTTTCTGAATTGTAAATCGGACCAAGCTCCCAGTTTTTCTAAGAACAGTTTTGTTCCGGAAGAATTAGAAAGAGCACAAGAAGTCGCTAGAGAAGGATTCAGACTTTCAAAAACGGATTACGAACTCCTGATCAGAAGCGCGGAGACTTATTATAAATTATATACTTCCTACTCTTCCGGGAAAAGACCAAAAGGAAGTATCCCTCCGGATGAAGAATCCAAACTCAGAAATCGTCAGGAAAAATCCTGGGAGATCGCCCAAAAACTCTTAAAAGAAGCAGGCTTGGACAATATTACCGATTATAGACTTCATAGATTGACTTCACTTCTATACGGAAAGAGGTATATGGAACTTTCAGGTGGAGCCAAGTCTACTACGATCAGTGAGGAAGCGAACTTCTTGAGGACAAAGGCTGTAGAATCTATTCAGGCTTACAAACTTCATAGACCTAAAAATATTCCGGGAGATAAGGATCTTTTGATATTAGAAAAAGATCTTGGACTCTAA
- a CDS encoding putative glycoside hydrolase codes for MRKPFSLFPILVLTAFPVCAEFTIPYPENSNKKEIPVLESSPDIKTKPQSASKEKEKKGEIRLSSRNTQEESEKEAPKEKLKKFFTRPTNKGTYGDRPKFYRGLYVNNSLVSDKSRKNEWENLLKDASDYGVNVLVIDLQPKTPSPEEISRIKGMGFYPVGRLVNFDGGLKTKYPSPERLNSILGYVRKACLSGFPEVQLDYIRYADVTDIDLSLKEKYSNINEIVTRIRGEANQCEKLPYLGADIFGRIPFNRDDQIGQKVENFAQLVDVIYPMLYPSHFYGQPGRIANPYQTVFDGLKNTRKRSLSTTKVVGWIQGFGMSLGPSGKSLKDYIKAQIEASVDSDSDGFVVWNIVGKYGDTFRAIEESIQSGKLKIED; via the coding sequence GTGCGCAAACCGTTTTCACTTTTTCCTATCTTAGTTCTTACCGCTTTTCCGGTCTGTGCGGAGTTCACTATTCCATATCCTGAGAATTCTAATAAGAAAGAAATTCCTGTTTTAGAATCTTCTCCAGACATTAAAACCAAACCCCAATCTGCTTCCAAAGAAAAGGAGAAGAAAGGTGAGATACGACTTTCTTCCAGAAACACTCAGGAGGAAAGCGAAAAGGAAGCTCCAAAAGAGAAACTTAAAAAGTTTTTTACAAGGCCAACCAATAAGGGTACCTACGGGGATCGTCCCAAATTCTATCGCGGTCTTTATGTGAATAATTCCTTAGTTTCGGATAAGTCCCGTAAGAATGAATGGGAGAATTTATTAAAGGATGCTTCCGATTATGGTGTGAATGTTTTGGTGATAGATCTTCAGCCTAAAACCCCTTCTCCGGAAGAGATCTCTCGTATTAAGGGAATGGGCTTTTATCCTGTGGGAAGGCTCGTGAATTTTGACGGTGGTCTTAAGACTAAGTATCCTAGTCCTGAAAGATTAAATTCTATATTGGGTTATGTGAGAAAAGCATGTCTTTCCGGTTTTCCGGAAGTACAATTGGATTATATACGGTATGCTGATGTTACTGATATAGATCTTTCTTTGAAGGAAAAATATAGTAATATCAACGAGATAGTGACAAGGATACGCGGAGAAGCAAATCAGTGTGAAAAACTTCCTTACTTAGGTGCGGATATTTTTGGTAGAATTCCATTTAATCGTGATGATCAGATCGGGCAGAAGGTGGAAAACTTCGCTCAGCTTGTGGATGTGATCTATCCTATGTTATATCCTTCTCATTTCTACGGACAACCTGGTCGTATCGCAAATCCTTACCAAACTGTTTTTGATGGTTTGAAGAATACTAGGAAAAGATCCTTATCAACTACGAAAGTAGTCGGCTGGATCCAAGGTTTCGGAATGAGTCTAGGGCCTTCCGGTAAATCTTTGAAAGATTATATTAAGGCACAGATCGAAGCAAGTGTAGATAGCGATAGTGACGGATTTGTTGTCTGGAATATTGTAGGAAAATACGGAGATACTTTTAGAGCGATCGAAGAAAGTATCCAGAGTGGGAAATTAAAGATCGAGGATTGA
- a CDS encoding histone deacetylase family protein produces the protein MKLGYAYDDTFLLHDTGTFHPESPQRLESILNRLHKTSYFKDMHWIKPNKLPLELIESVHNHRHRERFSVIQGKRGSFDGDTPYSESSFDAALLAAGSGVDLVNKIRSNEIESGIALVRPPGHHAETGRSMGFCLLNNIAITAGYLLTQGVEKVYILDWDVHHGNGTQEIFYDSDKVFFTSLHQYPYYPGTGSVHEKGEGKGENFTLNIPLAMGSGDKEYLHYFQETVVPSMLEFQPEYVLISAGFDGHRRDPLAGMNLSTNAFAEFTRLILSATKQIGAKTVSFLEGGYDLDALAESVEAHIAVLAG, from the coding sequence ATGAAACTCGGCTACGCGTATGACGATACATTTTTATTGCATGATACCGGGACATTTCATCCTGAATCCCCTCAAAGATTGGAATCCATACTCAATCGACTGCATAAAACATCGTATTTTAAGGACATGCATTGGATCAAACCCAACAAACTACCATTAGAATTGATCGAGTCAGTACATAATCATAGGCATAGAGAAAGATTTTCAGTTATCCAAGGCAAAAGAGGAAGTTTCGACGGAGATACACCCTATTCGGAATCCAGCTTTGATGCAGCTCTCTTAGCTGCTGGAAGTGGAGTAGACCTTGTAAACAAGATCAGATCCAATGAAATCGAATCAGGGATCGCACTTGTAAGACCGCCAGGACATCATGCAGAAACAGGAAGGTCCATGGGTTTTTGTTTGCTGAATAATATTGCGATCACCGCAGGCTACTTACTTACGCAAGGAGTAGAAAAAGTTTATATACTAGATTGGGATGTACATCATGGTAATGGGACCCAAGAAATATTCTACGACTCAGATAAAGTATTCTTCACATCACTCCATCAATATCCGTATTATCCTGGAACAGGTTCAGTTCATGAAAAAGGAGAAGGAAAAGGAGAAAATTTTACACTAAACATTCCTTTGGCGATGGGTTCAGGAGATAAAGAATACCTGCATTATTTTCAAGAAACAGTGGTGCCTTCCATGTTGGAATTCCAACCGGAGTATGTATTGATCTCAGCTGGTTTTGACGGACATAGAAGAGATCCTTTGGCAGGTATGAACCTAAGCACCAATGCATTCGCAGAATTCACGCGACTAATACTATCCGCAACAAAACAGATCGGCGCCAAAACAGTATCCTTCTTAGAAGGAGGCTACGACCTAGACGCATTGGCCGAAAGTGTAGAAGCACATATAGCGGTCCTCGCAGGCTGA
- a CDS encoding 6-bladed beta-propeller, protein MGRRTQTKLLIFILLLGILTQSGWSEPLPNFGLKEKEARTFFKRGLAYYNKGEFAAARENFVRSLSIKPDFVHPKFFLSEAYYLSGDWQESLSELEQLESSNKLDLINKNRLDALRYRLGGGNRKDNLEYYKSIFGDDLRRFRFRNPSDLAVDEEGYLYVVSFDTANVVKFDANGFPIENFKGSFGRNLEGPVGISIRGKSIFVADYAGDKIYEFDTRGSYVNRFGSTGKDPGSFHGPAGLYFTKEGFLYVSDMGNNRIQKLSRTGEPLQEIGVGILKQPAGIKVNNRGEIFVADRGNKRLVVFDHEGNFLKEINNPSFKRPRNLSIRDNKVVVADETAGLFIYDSVSKTWSSFDNFKDSKNTVRNFDQAFSVTFDYTGSMFVADFNRHRIESFSPKGQLSSNLDLIVERTISSDYPDVSLVLHAKDRHGIPVKAIPRDSFRIYEMDNLSPLIGLTDMKKYNNRVSVSIVAENSQIVSESYATIEKAIRPFLSEIRADDKIQLLRSGRDTQTAYPFGKSMYDILKALRSFVPEEESQIGKSLQRGITDLLDSLGPRAIVAIVSGKDSKAAFTQFSPTKIIRFAVAHDIPIYFLCLGENGESVSVYKEIAEKTGGKFLTIPSGGTEKNLRSWIDSKKDRRYLLSFKSRINPQGMDVYVPVVVEAIFRNSNGKAETGFFTP, encoded by the coding sequence ATGGGGAGACGTACGCAAACAAAACTTCTAATTTTCATTTTACTCTTAGGAATTCTCACCCAATCCGGATGGTCCGAACCCTTACCAAACTTCGGACTGAAAGAAAAAGAAGCTAGGACATTCTTCAAACGAGGTCTGGCCTATTATAATAAGGGAGAATTCGCTGCTGCCAGAGAAAATTTTGTTCGCTCCCTTTCTATCAAACCAGATTTCGTTCATCCTAAGTTCTTTCTTTCAGAAGCATATTATCTAAGTGGAGATTGGCAAGAAAGTCTTTCCGAATTAGAACAATTAGAATCTTCTAATAAACTCGATCTGATCAATAAGAATCGTTTGGACGCGCTTAGGTATAGACTAGGTGGCGGAAATAGAAAAGATAATTTAGAATATTATAAATCAATTTTTGGGGATGATCTGAGAAGATTCCGCTTCAGAAATCCATCCGACCTCGCAGTTGACGAAGAAGGATATCTTTACGTAGTAAGTTTCGATACAGCTAACGTAGTCAAATTCGATGCGAACGGTTTTCCTATTGAAAATTTCAAAGGTTCTTTTGGCAGAAATTTAGAAGGCCCTGTCGGGATTAGTATCCGGGGAAAATCTATCTTCGTTGCAGACTATGCAGGAGATAAAATTTACGAATTCGATACAAGAGGTTCGTATGTAAATCGTTTCGGTTCAACAGGAAAAGATCCCGGAAGTTTTCATGGACCGGCAGGACTTTATTTCACGAAAGAAGGATTTTTGTATGTTTCCGATATGGGAAATAATCGGATCCAAAAACTTTCCAGAACAGGAGAGCCTCTCCAGGAGATAGGCGTTGGAATCTTAAAACAACCTGCAGGTATCAAAGTTAATAATCGCGGAGAAATTTTTGTAGCGGATCGAGGAAATAAAAGGCTAGTCGTATTCGATCATGAAGGAAATTTTCTAAAAGAGATAAACAATCCTTCTTTTAAGAGGCCGAGAAATCTTTCTATCAGAGATAATAAGGTAGTAGTCGCGGACGAAACTGCGGGACTTTTTATCTACGACTCTGTTTCTAAAACCTGGTCAAGCTTTGATAACTTTAAGGATTCAAAAAACACAGTCCGAAATTTTGACCAAGCATTCTCTGTTACTTTTGATTATACTGGGTCCATGTTTGTTGCTGATTTTAATAGGCATAGGATCGAATCCTTTTCTCCAAAAGGACAACTCTCTTCTAACTTGGATCTGATCGTAGAAAGAACTATCAGTTCGGATTACCCTGATGTTTCTTTAGTTCTTCACGCAAAAGACAGACATGGAATTCCGGTGAAGGCAATCCCTCGAGATTCTTTCCGCATTTATGAAATGGATAACCTTTCTCCTTTGATCGGTTTGACTGATATGAAGAAGTATAATAACAGAGTGAGTGTTTCTATCGTTGCGGAAAATTCACAAATTGTGTCCGAATCTTACGCTACGATAGAAAAAGCGATCCGTCCTTTTTTATCAGAGATCAGAGCAGACGACAAAATCCAACTTCTTCGCTCAGGAAGAGATACACAAACCGCCTACCCTTTCGGGAAAAGTATGTATGATATTCTGAAAGCGTTACGCTCCTTTGTTCCGGAGGAAGAATCCCAAATCGGAAAATCACTCCAAAGAGGTATCACGGATCTATTGGATAGTTTAGGTCCAAGAGCGATCGTCGCAATCGTTTCCGGAAAGGATTCGAAAGCTGCATTCACACAATTTTCTCCCACGAAGATCATTCGTTTCGCAGTGGCTCATGATATTCCGATATACTTCCTGTGTTTGGGAGAAAATGGAGAATCAGTTTCCGTATATAAAGAAATCGCGGAGAAAACGGGAGGAAAATTCTTAACAATTCCTTCCGGCGGAACGGAGAAGAATCTGAGAAGCTGGATAGATTCTAAAAAAGATAGAAGGTATCTTCTTTCTTTCAAAAGTAGGATCAATCCACAGGGAATGGATGTCTATGTCCCTGTGGTTGTAGAAGCTATATTTAGAAATTCTAATGGAAAAGCAGAGACCGGATTTTTTACGCCATGA